In the Paralichthys olivaceus isolate ysfri-2021 chromosome 15, ASM2471397v2, whole genome shotgun sequence genome, one interval contains:
- the jakmip2 gene encoding janus kinase and microtubule-interacting protein 2 isoform X2 codes for MAKKGRTKGEKPEALISALQAANEDLRSKLTDIQIELHQEKCKVSKLERDKVQEVKRVREQEQHRHTAMLTEQRAKWHEEKQKELQALRENLTRQHEQELARHAKIKDQENQRLKAALSAMRDGSGEKVRTALTLEAKEDARRFFDQERVKLLQEIMELKSVKKQTDEALSNMIQSDKMKAGDLRSEHQQHQEQISKIKWDCEKDIRRLVDEIKSKDRTIFSLEKELESTAGFLQKLQLQKDALDEQLFLVKEAECGLGSPKREIPGRAGDGAEHCGSPDMRRNQRRVAELNSTIRKLEDRNSLLVDERNELLKRVRESEKQCKPLLDKNKLLNKRNDDLTQTIQKLEEKLKSLAKENMEMKEKISTHPPLKKLKSLNDLDQAHDDQEIAFLKLQVLEQQNMIDELTRDREKLLRKKRHKRSSRPIKRHIVVDTFFGYDEESMDSETSSVASFRMDRTPATPDEDLVQGLANEESELRFRQLTREYQALQRAYALLQEQKGGILDAEMEAKAQEQLQADVLRYKAKIEDLEKELTLRGQDSKWVEEKQLFLRRNQELLDKMEKVDSESSRLQQELQDSRDQNELLEFRILELEERERRSPPFNHLRMHPFSEGVSALQIYCMKEGVKDVCIPDLIKLLDILGDNGNLRNEEQVAIIQASTVLSLAEKWIQQIEGTEAALHQKMIDLEIEMEMFCKQKGYLEEELDYRKQALDQAYMQIQELEATLYNSLQHDKVIKYGEPLDELQRDELRTSVEKLRRQMLRKSREYDCQILQERMELLHQAHQRIRDLEDKTEIQRRQIKDLEEKFLFLFLFFSLAFILWP; via the exons ATGGCTAAGAAAGGGCGTACGAAGGGCGAGAAGCCCGAAGCGCTCATCTCTGCCCTGCAGGCAGCCAATGAAGATCTCAGGTCCAAGCTGACTGACATTCAGATAGAGCTACACCAAGAAAAATGCAAG GTGAGCAAGCTGGAGCGCGACAAGGTGCAGGAGGTGAAGCGGGTgagagagcaggagcagcacCGTCACACCGCCATGTTGACAGAGCAGCGGGCCAAGTGGCACGAGGAAAAACAGAAGGAGCTCCAGGCTCTCAGGGAAAACCTGACCCGGCAGCATGAGCAGGAGCTGGCCCGCCACGCCAAAATCAAAGACCAGGAGAACCAGAGGCTGAAAGCCGCACTAAGCGCCATGCGAGATGGCAGCGGAGAGAAG GTGCGCACAGCTTTGACCCTCGAAGCCAAAGAGGATGCACGTCGCTTCTTTGACCAGGAGAGAGTGAAGCTTCTGCAGGAGATAATGGAGCTGAAGAGTGTTAAGAAGCAGACCGACGAGGCTCTCAGCAACATGATCCAGTCCGACAAGATGAAGGCTGGGGACCTGCGGTCCGAgcaccagcagcaccaggagCAGATCTCCAAGATCAAGTGGGACTGCGAGAAGGACATCCGCAGACTG GTGGATGAAATCAAATCTAAAGACCGCACCATCTTCTCTCTGGAGAAGGAGCTGGAGTCGACGGCAGGGTTCTTAcagaagctgcagcttcagaaGGATGCTCTGGACGAACAGCTCTTCCTCGTCAAGGAGGCAGAGTGCGGTCTGGGAAGCCCGAAAAGAGAGATCCCAGGCAGAGCTGGAGACGGAGCCGAGCACTGTGGCAGCCCG GACATGAGGAGGAACCAGAGACGTGTTGCTGAACTCAACTCAACTATACGCAAACTGGAGGATCGCAACTCGCTGCTGGTCGATGAGAGGAATGAACTA CTGAAGCGAGTTCGAGAGTCGGAGAAGCAGTGCAAGCCCCTGCTGGACAAAAACAAGCTGCTGAACAAGAGGAACGATGACCTGACCCAGACCATCcagaagctggaggagaaactcaAGAGCCTGGCCAAGGAGAACATGGAGATG AAGGAGAAGATCAGCACCCATCCTCCACTGAAGAAGCTCAAGTCTCTAAACGACCTGGACCAAGCCCATGATGACCAGGAAATAGCCTTTCTCAAGCTCCAAGTCCTGGAGCAACAAAACATGATCGACGAACTGACGAGG GATCGTGAAAAACTACTAAGAAAGAAAAGGCATAAAAGAAGTTCCAGGCCAATAAag AGGCACATCGTAGTAGACACATTCTTCGGATATGACGAAGAGTCTATGGACTCTGAGACGTCTTCGGTGGCTTCGTTTCGGATGGACCGAACTCCTGCTACTCCTGATGAAGACCTGGTTCAG GGTCTAGCCAATGAGGAGTCGGAGCTGCGTTTCCGTCAGCTGACCAGGGAGTACCAGGCCTTGCAGCGAGCCTACGCTCTGCTGCAGGAACAGAAGGGAGGCATACTGGATGCTGAAATGGAAGCCAAG GCTCAGGAGCAGCTCCAAGCAGACGTTCTCAGGTACAAAGCCAAAATAGAGGACCTGGAGAAGGAACTGACCCTGAGGGGACAG GACTCCAAATGGGTGGAGGAGAAGCAGCTCTTCTTACGAAGGAATCAGGAGCTTTTAGACAAG ATGGAGAAGGTGGACTCAGAGAGCAGTCGGCTGCAACAGGAGCTACAAGACTCCAGAGACCAGAATGAACTGTTAGAGTTCCGGATACTGGAGCTAGAG GAGCGTGAGAGGAGATCGCCTCCGTTTAACCACCTGAGGATGCATCCCTTCTCTGAGGGAGTCAGCGCTCTGCAGATCTACTGCATGAAGGAGGGGGTGAAG GATGTGTGCATACCAGATCTCATTAAACTGCTCGACATCCTGGGAGATAACGGG AACTTAAGAAATGAAGAGCAAGTGGCCATTATTCAGGCCAGCACTGTTCTTTCACTCGCAGAAAAG TGGATTCAACAGATTGAGGGGACGGAGGCAGCGCTGCACCAGAAGATGATTGACCTGGAGATCGAGATG GAGATGTTCTGTAAACAGAAAGGTTATCTAGAAGAAGAGCTGGACTACAGGAAACAGGCCCTGGACCAGGCCTACATG CAAATCCAGGAGTTGGAAGCAACGTTGTACAACTCCCTGCAGCACGACAAG GTGATAAAGTACGGCGAGCCTCTGGATGAGCTACAGCGGGACGAGCTGCGGACGTCGGTGGAGAAGCTGAGGAGGCAGATGCTGAGGAAGAGTCGAGAGTACGACTGCCAGATCCTCCAGGAGAGGATGGAGCTGCTGCACCAGGCGCACCAG AGAATTCGTGACCTCGAAGACAAGACGGAAATCCAGAGGAGGCAGATTAAAGATCTGGAGGAAAAG tttttgtttctgttcttgttcttttctcttgCCTTTATCCTTTGGCCTTGA
- the jakmip2 gene encoding janus kinase and microtubule-interacting protein 2 isoform X1 encodes MAKKGRTKGEKPEALISALQAANEDLRSKLTDIQIELHQEKCKVSKLERDKVQEVKRVREQEQHRHTAMLTEQRAKWHEEKQKELQALRENLTRQHEQELARHAKIKDQENQRLKAALSAMRDGSGEKVRTALTLEAKEDARRFFDQERVKLLQEIMELKSVKKQTDEALSNMIQSDKMKAGDLRSEHQQHQEQISKIKWDCEKDIRRLVDEIKSKDRTIFSLEKELESTAGFLQKLQLQKDALDEQLFLVKEAECGLGSPKREIPGRAGDGAEHCGSPDMRRNQRRVAELNSTIRKLEDRNSLLVDERNELLKRVRESEKQCKPLLDKNKLLNKRNDDLTQTIQKLEEKLKSLAKENMEMKEKISTHPPLKKLKSLNDLDQAHDDQEIAFLKLQVLEQQNMIDELTRDREKLLRKKRHKRSSRPIKRHIVVDTFFGYDEESMDSETSSVASFRMDRTPATPDEDLVQGLANEESELRFRQLTREYQALQRAYALLQEQKGGILDAEMEAKAQEQLQADVLRYKAKIEDLEKELTLRGQDSKWVEEKQLFLRRNQELLDKMEKVDSESSRLQQELQDSRDQNELLEFRILELEERERRSPPFNHLRMHPFSEGVSALQIYCMKEGVKDVCIPDLIKLLDILGDNGNLRNEEQVAIIQASTVLSLAEKWIQQIEGTEAALHQKMIDLEIEMEMFCKQKGYLEEELDYRKQALDQAYMQIQELEATLYNSLQHDKVIKYGEPLDELQRDELRTSVEKLRRQMLRKSREYDCQILQERMELLHQAHQRIRDLEDKTEIQRRQIKDLEEKVVCRCGDLVCDHSVIYFLDQRGTVCVAVTAVSVRWMCRALAMDVHTSDFLFFLFFFYWGWGSQDAALDDLYFLKQYRTLNIWTSKQLESCNRHTTRKTYNRLRHTRIHLHMQTGYGQAC; translated from the exons ATGGCTAAGAAAGGGCGTACGAAGGGCGAGAAGCCCGAAGCGCTCATCTCTGCCCTGCAGGCAGCCAATGAAGATCTCAGGTCCAAGCTGACTGACATTCAGATAGAGCTACACCAAGAAAAATGCAAG GTGAGCAAGCTGGAGCGCGACAAGGTGCAGGAGGTGAAGCGGGTgagagagcaggagcagcacCGTCACACCGCCATGTTGACAGAGCAGCGGGCCAAGTGGCACGAGGAAAAACAGAAGGAGCTCCAGGCTCTCAGGGAAAACCTGACCCGGCAGCATGAGCAGGAGCTGGCCCGCCACGCCAAAATCAAAGACCAGGAGAACCAGAGGCTGAAAGCCGCACTAAGCGCCATGCGAGATGGCAGCGGAGAGAAG GTGCGCACAGCTTTGACCCTCGAAGCCAAAGAGGATGCACGTCGCTTCTTTGACCAGGAGAGAGTGAAGCTTCTGCAGGAGATAATGGAGCTGAAGAGTGTTAAGAAGCAGACCGACGAGGCTCTCAGCAACATGATCCAGTCCGACAAGATGAAGGCTGGGGACCTGCGGTCCGAgcaccagcagcaccaggagCAGATCTCCAAGATCAAGTGGGACTGCGAGAAGGACATCCGCAGACTG GTGGATGAAATCAAATCTAAAGACCGCACCATCTTCTCTCTGGAGAAGGAGCTGGAGTCGACGGCAGGGTTCTTAcagaagctgcagcttcagaaGGATGCTCTGGACGAACAGCTCTTCCTCGTCAAGGAGGCAGAGTGCGGTCTGGGAAGCCCGAAAAGAGAGATCCCAGGCAGAGCTGGAGACGGAGCCGAGCACTGTGGCAGCCCG GACATGAGGAGGAACCAGAGACGTGTTGCTGAACTCAACTCAACTATACGCAAACTGGAGGATCGCAACTCGCTGCTGGTCGATGAGAGGAATGAACTA CTGAAGCGAGTTCGAGAGTCGGAGAAGCAGTGCAAGCCCCTGCTGGACAAAAACAAGCTGCTGAACAAGAGGAACGATGACCTGACCCAGACCATCcagaagctggaggagaaactcaAGAGCCTGGCCAAGGAGAACATGGAGATG AAGGAGAAGATCAGCACCCATCCTCCACTGAAGAAGCTCAAGTCTCTAAACGACCTGGACCAAGCCCATGATGACCAGGAAATAGCCTTTCTCAAGCTCCAAGTCCTGGAGCAACAAAACATGATCGACGAACTGACGAGG GATCGTGAAAAACTACTAAGAAAGAAAAGGCATAAAAGAAGTTCCAGGCCAATAAag AGGCACATCGTAGTAGACACATTCTTCGGATATGACGAAGAGTCTATGGACTCTGAGACGTCTTCGGTGGCTTCGTTTCGGATGGACCGAACTCCTGCTACTCCTGATGAAGACCTGGTTCAG GGTCTAGCCAATGAGGAGTCGGAGCTGCGTTTCCGTCAGCTGACCAGGGAGTACCAGGCCTTGCAGCGAGCCTACGCTCTGCTGCAGGAACAGAAGGGAGGCATACTGGATGCTGAAATGGAAGCCAAG GCTCAGGAGCAGCTCCAAGCAGACGTTCTCAGGTACAAAGCCAAAATAGAGGACCTGGAGAAGGAACTGACCCTGAGGGGACAG GACTCCAAATGGGTGGAGGAGAAGCAGCTCTTCTTACGAAGGAATCAGGAGCTTTTAGACAAG ATGGAGAAGGTGGACTCAGAGAGCAGTCGGCTGCAACAGGAGCTACAAGACTCCAGAGACCAGAATGAACTGTTAGAGTTCCGGATACTGGAGCTAGAG GAGCGTGAGAGGAGATCGCCTCCGTTTAACCACCTGAGGATGCATCCCTTCTCTGAGGGAGTCAGCGCTCTGCAGATCTACTGCATGAAGGAGGGGGTGAAG GATGTGTGCATACCAGATCTCATTAAACTGCTCGACATCCTGGGAGATAACGGG AACTTAAGAAATGAAGAGCAAGTGGCCATTATTCAGGCCAGCACTGTTCTTTCACTCGCAGAAAAG TGGATTCAACAGATTGAGGGGACGGAGGCAGCGCTGCACCAGAAGATGATTGACCTGGAGATCGAGATG GAGATGTTCTGTAAACAGAAAGGTTATCTAGAAGAAGAGCTGGACTACAGGAAACAGGCCCTGGACCAGGCCTACATG CAAATCCAGGAGTTGGAAGCAACGTTGTACAACTCCCTGCAGCACGACAAG GTGATAAAGTACGGCGAGCCTCTGGATGAGCTACAGCGGGACGAGCTGCGGACGTCGGTGGAGAAGCTGAGGAGGCAGATGCTGAGGAAGAGTCGAGAGTACGACTGCCAGATCCTCCAGGAGAGGATGGAGCTGCTGCACCAGGCGCACCAG AGAATTCGTGACCTCGAAGACAAGACGGAAATCCAGAGGAGGCAGATTAAAGATCTGGAGGAAAAG GTGGTGTGTCGGTGTGGAGATCTCGTTTGTGACCacagtgttatttattttctggaCCAGCGTGGAACAGTGTGTGTAGCAGTGACTGCTGTCAGTGTAAGGTGGATGTGTCGTGCGTTGGCCATGGATGTTCACACTtcagactttcttttttttcttttttttttttattggggaTGGGGTTCTCAGGA
- the LOC138413825 gene encoding DNA recombination protein RmuC homolog isoform X2 yields MNSQVNRTRGPLAFSPSLCGAAHLQLQKTVEGLREALCKAITEINSLKEAKGALEEKVQQLESSESQLKTELKEKDDIIIKMKKKRSHRVRAHIDCLAMLAVQEKELQTCVAECRATHENLEVSLHHEAEKEEASRESLQQENKSLKEQVSLLETEQSQMKDELHSKDELITQKKKKAEAQANAYIDCLALLMLKENEVKRGEAGLAPWSRPPLNNPADMFSRGSCPLVEGRGRRSWNRSTSVVTMNCRENHAPESLS; encoded by the exons ATGAATTCACAAGTAAATCGG accCGTGGACCTCTGGCATTCAGCCCTTCTCTGTGTGGCGCAGCCCATCTCCAGCTGCAGAAAACAGTGGAGGGGCTCAGGGAGGCTCTGTGCAAAGCCATCACAGAGATCAATTCTCTGAAAGAGGCCAAAGGGGCTCTGGAGGAGAAGGTCCAGCAGCTCGAGAGCAGCGAGAGCCAGCTCAAGACTGAGCTCAAAGAGaaggatgacatcatcatcaaaatgaagaaaaagaggagccatcgTGTCAGGGCCCACATCGATTGTCTGGCGATGCTCGCTGTTCAAGAAAAGGAGCTGCAGACATGTGTGGCCGAGTGCAGAGCCACGCATGAAAACCTGGAGGTCAGTCTGCACCACGAGGCTGAAAAAGAGGAGGCCAGTCGAGAGTCTcttcaacaagaaaacaagtcTCTGAAAGAACAAGTGTCCCTGCTGGAGACTGAACAGAGCCAGATGAAAGACGAGCTCCACAGCAAGGACGAGCTCATCActcaaaaaaagaagaaggcagaGGCTCAAGCCAATGCTTACATTGATTGCCTGGCTTTGCTCATGCTCAAAGAGAATGAGGTCAAAAGGGGTGAGGCAGGACTGGCACCCTGGAGCAGACCCCCACTGAACAACCCTGCAGACATGTTCAGCAGAGGAAGCTGCCCACTGGTGGAAGGACGGGGAAGAAGAAGCTGGAACAGGAGCACAAGTGTAGTGACGATGAACTGTAGAGAGAATCACGCTCCTGAAAGTCTCTCCTGA
- the LOC138413825 gene encoding DNA recombination protein RmuC homolog isoform X1, with translation MSCDIFRRGAFRDRPNLNVGACGHLDDTTRGTRGPLAFSPSLCGAAHLQLQKTVEGLREALCKAITEINSLKEAKGALEEKVQQLESSESQLKTELKEKDDIIIKMKKKRSHRVRAHIDCLAMLAVQEKELQTCVAECRATHENLEVSLHHEAEKEEASRESLQQENKSLKEQVSLLETEQSQMKDELHSKDELITQKKKKAEAQANAYIDCLALLMLKENEVKRGEAGLAPWSRPPLNNPADMFSRGSCPLVEGRGRRSWNRSTSVVTMNCRENHAPESLS, from the exons ATGTCCTGTGATATCTTCCGACGAGGTGCATTCAGAGACAGaccgaatttgaatgtcggagcttgcggacacttggacgACACCACACGAGGA accCGTGGACCTCTGGCATTCAGCCCTTCTCTGTGTGGCGCAGCCCATCTCCAGCTGCAGAAAACAGTGGAGGGGCTCAGGGAGGCTCTGTGCAAAGCCATCACAGAGATCAATTCTCTGAAAGAGGCCAAAGGGGCTCTGGAGGAGAAGGTCCAGCAGCTCGAGAGCAGCGAGAGCCAGCTCAAGACTGAGCTCAAAGAGaaggatgacatcatcatcaaaatgaagaaaaagaggagccatcgTGTCAGGGCCCACATCGATTGTCTGGCGATGCTCGCTGTTCAAGAAAAGGAGCTGCAGACATGTGTGGCCGAGTGCAGAGCCACGCATGAAAACCTGGAGGTCAGTCTGCACCACGAGGCTGAAAAAGAGGAGGCCAGTCGAGAGTCTcttcaacaagaaaacaagtcTCTGAAAGAACAAGTGTCCCTGCTGGAGACTGAACAGAGCCAGATGAAAGACGAGCTCCACAGCAAGGACGAGCTCATCActcaaaaaaagaagaaggcagaGGCTCAAGCCAATGCTTACATTGATTGCCTGGCTTTGCTCATGCTCAAAGAGAATGAGGTCAAAAGGGGTGAGGCAGGACTGGCACCCTGGAGCAGACCCCCACTGAACAACCCTGCAGACATGTTCAGCAGAGGAAGCTGCCCACTGGTGGAAGGACGGGGAAGAAGAAGCTGGAACAGGAGCACAAGTGTAGTGACGATGAACTGTAGAGAGAATCACGCTCCTGAAAGTCTCTCCTGA